Proteins encoded together in one Penicillium digitatum chromosome 1, complete sequence window:
- a CDS encoding Flavoprotein transmembrane component, producing the protein MSWPYHFISLSEYEKLHRRELLDLRGYYAQWSIVLVIVAIRIFRIATRSTAQRDGPVSGKTRRRLVCGIWLMWLVGLSIWNSGDDYLHLTKAFGQVGLSQLPLQVLMSPASISRPATSSLLSLLTDIPQPVLTPYHHLFGRVVVSLLLAHAVLYSLFFVQSSHPDYGTLFFKRVQDLDVQCGLAAIFSAVLLVLFVRPAAQKGLQTWLLQGTIRERRKMFYFGHVSLVVLFCVAAYAHVQQAQKYILQTLAASMLNWVCCWVVC; encoded by the exons ATGTCGTGGCCGTACCATTTCATCTCCCTCTCCGAATACGAGAAGCTGCATCGCAGGGAGTTACTTGATCTTCGAGGGTATTATGCACAATGGTCAATCGTTTTGGTTATTGTCGCCATTCGAATCTTTCGCATTGCTACGAGATCAACCGCTCAGCGGGATGGCCCGGTTTCTGGAAAGACCCGACGGCGTCTTGTCTGCGGCATATGGCTGATGTGGCTTGTAGGCCTTTCGATATGGAACAGTGGTGATG ACTACCTTCATTTGACCAAAGCATTCGGTCAAGTTGGCCTGTCCCAACTGCCATTGCAGGTTCTGATGTCTCCGGCATCTATCTCTCGGCCCGCAACTTCATCTTTACTGTCTCTTCTGACCGATATCCCTCAGCCAGTTTTGACGCCGTACCACCATCTCTTTGGTAGGGTGGTTGTTTCTCTCCTGCTGGCCCATGCCGTTCTGTATTCGCTTTTCTTCGTGCAATCTAGCCATCCTGATTATGGCACATTGTTCTTCAAGCGAGTGCAAGACTTAGACGTTCAATGTGGTCTGGCTGCGATATTCTCGGCGGTGCTGCTCGTTCTCTTCGTGCGGCCTGCTGCCCAGAAGGGACTCCAAACTTGGCTTTTGCAGGGAACCATTCGAGAACGCAGAAAGATGTTTTACTTTGGTCATGTATCTTTGGTGGTACTATTTTGTGTTGCAGCTTATGCTCATGTTCAGCAAGCGCAGAAGTACATACTGCAGACTTTAGCAGCCTCTATGCTAAATTGGGTGTGCTGTTGGGTGGTATGTTAG